GGAAGGGCCGGGAACTGGGATACCTTTGTGTGAGGCCTGACTTGTGGCTGGGGGTGCACATGGCTGGAGTTTGGAGGAGACTTATGCCTGAGGACAGGGGCCCGAGGAGAGTGAGGAAACTCCCAATGCAGGCTGTTCCTCTAAAATTAGCATCTTAAATTTTGAAAGGGTTGGTAAACAGATAGATAGACATTTAGTACAAAGTGATGTGGTATAGTGGAAAGAGCATGGCTGCTGGTGTTAGATCATATGACCCCCTTGACCCTTGGTTTCCCCATTATATAAAAAGATTCGTATCTGCTACCACAAATTCTGGGACTGTGGTAAGAATTTAATTAGCAGCACATAGTAATTCTTGGCCAAGACCTTCCCTTTAGAAAGAAAGCTGAGAAACAGGCCTGGACTCTGCCTTTATAGAGTCTCTCCTCTGTGTGGGAAAGTAAGACCATTTAGGAACTGTGGTTCTCTGGGAAATGCAGTGCCGGGTAATGGTTAAGGGCAAAGTCTCTGGTGGTGGCAAAACCTGAAGGTGAATCTTACCTTCTCTGCTGACCTTGGGCTACACCTCACAACCTCTCTGCCtctgagccttcatttcttcatgtaTCAAGTGGAGACAGTAATTCCTACCACAAAGGCTCTTCTcagggttaaatgagatgatgcattGCAGTGCTTAGCAGAGCTCCTGGCCTGCCTGTTATTGACTACTCATGTGGTAGGAGCCCACAGTGCAGCAGAAGTCAGAGCAGGGGCTCTGTGATTCAGCCAGGGTCTTAGGAAGAGCATTCCATTCTGGGGGTTCAGAGAGCTAAGGCCCAGAGACAGCAGTGAGCCTGGCATAGGGCATAGTGAGCTGCCCACACTGACCTGACACGAGTTGTTCCTAAGATTTGACATACGAAAAGATGGTTGGCCAGGCAGGGAGTTGTTGGATCAGGAGGGCTGGACCTAGAAGTTTTGAGCTTCAAATGGTAAGAGACAGCAGCTGTTGTCTCTTACCATTTGAAATTGCTGTAGCCAAAGAATAAATGGCCATTCAGTGCATGGATGGCCATCAGTGGGAGAGGTTGGGGAGCCTGGGGTAAGGTACTGGGTACCTACATTAGGGGAGAAAACATACAGGTGGTTTGAGATGTGGCAGATGAGGAGTATAGAGGGTAAATGAGTGGAAACTTGAACCTGGTACCCCTCTCCAagacacacatacatgcacagaaAGAGTTTCTGGGCAGGAGAAACTCACTGAATGAGTGTTCCAGAGGGCAGGTACAGGAAGAACAGTGCAGGTGAACTCAGGTTTCTGAGAAGACTGTGGGCTGAGACGCCTCCTCCCCTTGTGCTCCCCACAGGACCCCCAGTCATCGTGGTGCCTCCCAACAACAGCACGGTCAATGCCTCCCAGGATATTTCATTGTCTTGCCGGGCTGAGGCGTACCCTGCTAACCTCACCTACAGCTGGTTCCAGGACAGCGTCAATGTCTTCCATATTAGGTGGGGCTCTGGAGGGTGAAGGGAGGGCACTTGTGGGCAGTCTTTGAAGCCTCTTGGCTGAGCAAGGCCTGGATGTTTCCCCACACATACCATATTGCAGTCGCCTGCAGTCACGAGTGCGGATCCTGGTGGATGGGAGCCTGTGGCTACACGCTGTCCAGCCTGATGATGCTGGCCTCTACACCTGTGTGCCCAGCAATGGCCTCCTACACCCACCCTCAGCCTCTGCCTACCTCACCGTGCTCTGTAAGACTGACCCCAGCTCCCTTCAAAGCCTGCTCCCCTCCTCTGGGCCAGACCAAGCTCCTGCATAATTTGCCACTTTCCCCCTAGATCCAGCCCAGGCAACAGCGATGCCTCCTGAGACACCCCTGCCCATAGGCATGTGTGGGGTGATCCGCTGCCCAGTTCGTGCCAACCCCCCACTGCTCTTTGTCAGTTGGACCAAGGATGGGCAGGCCCTTCAGCTGGACAAGGTACAGGCTTATAGGCTTAGGGCAAGGGAATGAAGGTCTCagcttgttgttgtttttttttctgtcatgaCAGCTGGGGTGGAGTTAGTTCAGTTTAATTCATTTCACTTACTAGAACATACACTTAATACCAGGTGCTGTGCAATGTGTTGCATGTGGAGCAAGAACAGTGAGATTCCATGCTTAAGGAGGGCACAACTTAGAAAGGGGAAGGACAGCAATAGAGACACTTTGCTGGAAGGCGAGGGATGTAGTCCCTTCCTGTAGGGACTGGTTTAGGATAGATCAACTATAGTCTGGGACTTTCGTGATGGGCCTTGAAGGGTGGCCCTACATACAGAAACCAGTTTTGGTTTTTATGCAGAAACCAGACCCCAGAAGCAAAAAACAGTATAGTGTGTCTATGATGTAATGAATCATCCAGCTTGGTGGGAGTACCTATGTGGATGTGAACAATGCAGAGAAAGCTGGAAAGACAGCTGGTGCCAAAAGGAAGAACTCTGGATGGCAAGTTAATACTACCTCATTCCAGGAGTTTGGGATCTTTTATTTGTCTGCAAAGACTATAAATTCCTTGTGGGCTAGTATTGCATCTTGTAATCCTAGTGTCTCCAGGGCTTCTTCAATAATAGTACTCAATAAGTTTTTgttgaatgttaaaaaaaaatctaaaggcaGATGGAGGCAGTGAAGTTGCTTGAGCAATGGTGTGATAGCATCATAGCTGTGTTAAGTTTGTTGGATGGAATGGAGGGGCAAGGGGACAGTGGGCAAGGGAGAGGGGTTCTTGGGCTGTTGAAGTGGTCCAGATGAGAGATCCTGAGTTAGAGAGGAGGACATGAAGGTGGATGGGCTTCACATCTAGCCAGTAGGCCTTCCTTAGGAGAATAGACCTGGTGAGTATGTAGACGGAggagtgagggagaaggaggagttAGATGTTAGTAAGGACAGTGGGGCCTTCAATGGAGAAATAGGGAAGCCAGGAAAAGGATCTGATTTGGGGTGGAAGATGCTGAGTTTAGTCATGGAGTGCTGGAAACACAAATAGATGATGTCCCAGCAGACAGGGAGCCCCCATACAGCTCAGCTGCAGGGGTGCTGTTCACACTGTATTCCCTGGAGTTGTGTAGTCCTAGGCTTCATAGCCATTGCAAGTGGCCCCTCTCTAGGAAAGATAGAGGATTGGCATGCAGAGAGGCCAGGCCTAGAAAGTGGAGCTGTGCTGTTCTCTTTATAGTTGTGGGCTTCTTGTACCTGCCCTCACTGCTCTTGCCTCTGCTGACTCTGTCATTATCATGTCTTCCCTACAGTTCCCCGGCTGGTCCCAGGGCCCAGAAGGGTCACTTGTCATTGCCCTGGGGAATGAGGACGTTCTGGGAGAATACTCCTGTACCCCGTACAACAGTCTTGGCACTGCAGGGCCCTCCCCAGTGACCCGTGTGCTGCTCAAGGTGAGGCTCAGGGTGAGCCAGCAGCAGTGGGTCATGTGCTGAAGATGCACCCTGTGTGGAGGACTGACTGGTAGAGGGCTGTGTTGGGGGGCTTCCAAGTTTGTGTCACCTGTGGTAATCACAGCAGCAGCTGTCAGATGCCAtccccaattttatttatttatttatttatttatttgccgaGATGGTACTAGGGAATTGGGACATAAGTCACACAGTACATCCACAGCCAGATACTCTTTCCACCCCTACTCACTAACCTTGACCACACCACCTCCCTCTCAGGGGGTGTTCTGTAGGGGCCTGGACACCTCCAGAGAGACCTTCCAGCCCCTCagtcttctctctcccatcaggGAATAGAGATATGGAACTAGAGAGATAGTGAGAGATGAGGCTGAGATGTGGTGGTACTGGGAGCCCCGGAAAGGGTACAGCAGTATGAGAGAGGCCCTTCCCAATGCCAGCTCTGGCTTGCAGGCCCCCCCAGCTTTTCTAGAACGGCCCAAAGAAGAATATTTCCAAGAAGTAGGGCGGGAGCTACTCATCCCCTGCTCTGCTCAAGGAGACCCTCCTCCTATTGTCTCTTGGGCCAAGGTAAGGCTCTTGAGCCTGCTTTGCCTGTACTCTGGCCAGTATACCCCTTCCTCTTTGTGTCCCTGTTCATTTTGTGGAAAGGAGGATGTGGGAAGGGAAAGATTCtcagaggcagggtggggaggaagctggAGCTGCCCAGAGAGACAAGTGGCGCCCTTGGTGAGGGGTGGCTGCGTGTGTCCTCAGGGCTGACCAGTGGTTCTGTAGGTGGGCCGGGGGCTGAAGGGCCAGGCCCAGGTGGACAGCAACAGTAGCCTCATCCTACGACCATTGACCAAGGAGGCCCATGGGCGCTGGGAGTGCATCGCCAGCAATGCTGTAGCCCAAGTGGCTACCTCCACGTATGTCTACGTGCTGGGTTAGTGTCTGCATAGTCGGCTGTGGGCTGCAGGAAGCCACATGGGATAGGAGATAGGGAATCAGTTTTGGAGGCTCAGTTTTGGGAATGGTGGGTGGGGGATCCCTGGAATGGTGGGTGGAGAGCAGAGGCTCTGGGCTCCTCTTAGTTCTTTATATTCCCTCATGGCCCTGATTATTATCCCTCCTTCTATTCCCCCTACCCAGGCACCAGCCCCCACGTTGTTACCAATGTGTCTGTGGTGCCTTTGCCCAAGGGTGCCAATGTCTCCTGGGAGCCTGGCTTTGATGGTGGCTATCTGCAGAAATTCAGCGTCTGGTATACCCCATTGTGAGTGACCTGCAGGCCACTCCTCTCTTCCCAGCCCTGATTCTCTCTGGCCTTCTGCCCTTTCTCTCACCCTCTATCCCAGCTGtgccccagctctgctgcctgaTTTACTGAGAATCTTTAGGTAACCCTGGATAgttgaggggagggaagaggccaGCTTTCTGGACTCCAAGCTTCCTGGTCTTCCTAGTTGATGAGGTACCTCCATTTCCTCATGTCCTCCAGGGCCAAGCGTCCAGACCGAGCCCACCATGATTGGGTGTCCCTGGCGGTGCCCATGGGGGCTGCTCACCTCCTTGTGCCAGGGCTGCAGCCCCACTCCCAGTACCAGTTCAGTGTCCTAGCTCAGAACAAGCTGGGAAGTGGGCCCTTCAGTGAGATCGTCCTGTCTGCCCCTGAAGGTAAGACACCTCTCACCCCAGAGCAGCAGGTAAGAATGGGGAAGGGCTGGCAGGAAAAGCCCTGATATGTTAAGATCtgggtgggaggggtcagaggtaCTGAGCAGCTTGGGGCCCAGAGGAATTTGTGGAAGATGATCCAGGCTTGTCTTTAGGGGATCTGGGAGAATGGCTGGACACTGGGGATTGTGGAAAGCCAGGGAAAGTGGGGAAGGGCACTGGAAATCCTATTTCTACCATGCCTGTCTACCCCATTCAGGGCTTTCTACCACACCAGCTGCCCCCAGGCTTCCTGTGACAGAGATGGCACCTCCCTTGTCCCCTCCCAGAGGTCTGGTGGCAGTGAGGACACCCAGGGGGGTACTACTGCATTGGGATCCCCCAGAACTGGTCCCTCAGACACTGGATGGCTACATCCTAGAGGGCCGACAAggctcccagggctgggaggtgctGGACCGGGCCGTGGCAGGCACGGAAATGCAGTTGCTGGTGCCTGGCCTTATTAAGGTTAGTATGGGAGGTTGGCACGGGAGGTTCTCCTGTGGctctctgggccccagctccATTCCCCACATCTGATTGTCTCACCAAGATTTGACTACCTTTCCCTGTTTCCTTCTTCGCCCTAACCTTTCAACTGCTGTGTCTTTccaaatgggggtggggtgggtggtcaGGCTAGGCCCTGACCTCCTTCCTGGACACCTCCACTCCCAGGATGTTCTCTACGAGTTTCGCCTTGTGGCCTTGGCTGGTGGCTACATCAGCAATCCCAGCAACTTGGCCAATGTCTCCACTTCCGGTGAGAACCTGAAGGGGggagggctgaggctggggcctAGGGGCTGTGAGCCCACTGAGACTGGACACTGACCCTCCCTCCTGACCCCTTCTGCAGGCCTGGAGGTCTACCCATCACGCACCCAGTTGCCAGGCCTCCTGCCACAGCCTGTACTGGCTGGCGTTCTGGGTGGTCTCTGCTTCCTAGGGGTGGCTGTCCTTGTGAGCATCCTGGCCGCTTGCCTAACCAGCCAACGCAGGGCCATCCGCCACCGCTACCGCAAGCACCTCCGCCAAGGTAGGGCCAACTCCCATCAGTGCCTCCTACTTGGAGGAAAGCCCTCCCTCTTCCATCCTGCACCCTGCCTTGCCTACTCTATCCCAGCTGGGCGCCTGCTGTTGGGTGAGGGTCTACGTCTGGGCCCCTGGAAGGCCCTGGGGTTGCCTGTGTCACCTCTGGTTCTCCTGCCCTTACAGATCTACCTCTTATCTTCTCTCCACCTCGGCTGTCAGCTCCACTGTAagtccttcctcctgcctccccacagtGTACCCCTATTTGTAGTTTCTGTTTCCATACCTCAGGGTGGAAGTCCTGGGAGGTGGAACAGAAGTGAGAAGGAAGTGATGATGGGTTTGCAGAGCCCCAGCTTGGGGGTGGTCCAGTGTTGTTtgtgcctccctccacctctccatGTGGGTCCTTTTTCACTTGCTTTCCTAGCTTTGCTCTGTTGTGTACCAAGCCTAACCAGGCCTGAGGTTGGTTCCTGGGAGAAGAGCTGGCTATTACCAAACACCCTGATCTTTTGTCCTTCCTTAGGTCTGCTCCAGGTTCAGGCAGTCCTGACAGTGTGGCCAAGCTGAAGCTCCAGGCTTCCCCAGTCCCCAGCATGTGCCAGAGTCTGCTCTGTGGGGAGCCCACTAGACACCCCCGTTCCCCTCCAGATCCTTCACCTAGCTGGCAACCCTTGCCCCTGGAGCCCATTTGCCGGGGACCAGATGGGCGCTTTGTGATGGGACCCAATGTGGGGACCCTCCATGAAAGGTCAGGTCCTGAGCAGATCGAACCTCCGACTCTGACCCCGTGTCAGACCAGGTCCTAtgactgcagcagcagcagccccactgggctgccccagcccctctgcaTTGCAGACATCAGCCCTGTGGGGCCCTCTCCGGCATCCTCGCCCAGTCCCCTGCCAGGTGCAGGACCCCTGCTCCAGTACCTGAGCCTGCCCTTCTTCCGGGAGATGAATGTGGATGGGGACTGGCCCCCTTTTGAGGAGCCTGGTTCTGCTGTACCCTCAGATTACACGGACATTCAACCTTGCCAGACCTCACCTCTCCTGCAACCCCTGGACTCCCCTCTAGGATCCCCCAGGGCAGTACTTCCTGGAGCTCTAGTCCGAACTGGGGCTGCCACAGAGCCTGCATACACAGCACTGGCTGACTGGACACTGAGGGAACGGCTGCTTTCAAGCCTTGTCCCTGCCGCCCCTCGGGGCAGCCTCACCAGCCAGAGCAGTGGGCGGGGCAGTGCCTCTTTCTGTCGGCCCCCTTCCACCGCCCCCTCAGCAGGAGGCAGCTACCTCAGCCCCACTCCAGGAGACACCAGCAGCTGGGCCAGTGGCCCAGAGAGGTGGCCCCGAAGGGAGCATGTGGTGACAGTCAGCAAGAGGTAAGGGCAATCCCTGCCCGTCCCTGCCCTGGCCTTAGTGCTGCCTGTTGTCTCAGACTttgtccccacccctctcctggtATCTTCTGCCTTCTGTGTTCCACTCCCACCTTGGAGCCAAGAGATCTTGTCTCCTTTTAGAAGCTTTGGCCTGAAGTCTAGGGATCCTTGGGGGAAACTCATGGCCCTATCTGAATTTGGGAAGTCTAGGTTTCAGCTTCTCTGGCCACCCTCtattcctccacccaccccacacatTTGTCCCTTTTTATAGGAGGAACACATCTGTGGATGAGAACTATGAATGGGATTCAGAATTCCCTGGGGACATGGAATTGCTGGAGACTCTATACCTGGGCTTGGCTGGCCCTCGACCCCGACTTGAAGCTGAGTCAGAGCTAGGTGTGTGAGTTCTCCAGAAAGGCAGGCACTCCTGGCCTTGCTGTTCCATGTTCCCTCACAGCCTTAGGACCAAGTCTGTTCCCCGTTGGGCCTGGGGCCCCAGGTTCTTTCCTCTTGCTCCCTTGGTTCATCTGACCTGTAGGCCCTGGGGAGCTTTATGGCACCAGTGAACCTCAAGACATTTTTCCTCTTGTTCTGCCCTCCTGTTGTAGGTGTCAAGACTCCAGAGGTGGGCTGTCTCCTGAACACTGCCCATACTCCTGGGCCTGAGGCCCGCTGTGCTGCACTTCGGGAGGAATTCCTGGCCTTCCGCCGCCGCCGAGATGCTGCTAGGGCCCGGCTACCAGCCTATCAGCAGCCAGTCCCTCATTCTGAACAGGCCACTCTGCTGTGAACACCCTAATGTGAGTCAGGGTGAAGGTACATGGACCCTGCAAAGGAGGCCCCAACAAGACCTAGCTCTGGCCTAGGAAACTGCCCATGCCCCTTTGAGACCTAGGCATAGATGCTGACTGTGGGCTTGAGTGGGCATAGTGTAGGATGTATGTGCTGAGCCCCTAGAGCCTGGGGACTAGACCACGGATCCTAGGCCTaccagagggtgtgtgtgtgtgtgtgtgttcgtggTCTGGGTGAAGTTTTATACGGGTGAATAAAGAAaatctgggccctggctggtgtagctcagtggattgagtgcgggcctgtgaaccaaagtgtcactggctcgattcccagtcagggcacatgcctgggttgcaggccaggtcctcagtagagggtgcgcaagaggcaaccacacattgatatttcacttcccttctttctcccctcacttcccttctctttaaaaataaataaaatcttaaaaaataataaaaacctggAAAATGTTTCTATGTTGTCTGGCTTTGAAtctgagagggaggtgggaaaatCTTGAGCCCTTAAAATGAGGGAACTCTTCCTAAATGAATGGAGGGGTATGCAATATccattcaaaaaacatttattgcttGTCCACTGAAGTACTAAAGTACTACTGAAGTAGTACTGAGTCTACTCAGCTACTAAAGACCAGCCATTGAGCTAGATGTTGAGAAAATACAAAGTTTACTAAGTCATGCCTTTTCCCTTGGGGACTTCCTTGTCAGTGAGGCAGACAAGTAAAATAGTTATAGTATGATGCAGTAAGTTCTGTGATAAAGCAATGTGTTGGTTATTGTGGTAGCACAAAGGGAGTCAACACGGTGAATGCTTACAGCATGGCTGGGACAAATGCTCGTAGGGGATCTTCAGAGTTTTTACAGAGTGAGAACAATGACAGCTAATAGCGGAGCACTCCCCATGTGCCAGCACTGCTCTAAGATCCTTACATGTATCGGTTAGTTCTCTACAACTGAGTTAGGTAGTATTATTAGACTAGGGAACTGAGGGTTCCAGTGCTTTAGTACTTTGTCCACAAATCAAGAAATGGGTGAGGTGCAGAGCAGGTGAGAATCTGTCAAGGGAGGGAAAGCACTCCAGGCCGAGGAAGAGCCTGTGTGAAGGAGGAGTAAAAACCTGGAGGCACTGGAATGTAGGGTGGTAGGATTGGGGAAGAGAATGGAAAGGTGGGAGGACACTGGTTGATGTCGTTAAAAACCAGGTGCAATAGGCTTCTACCATACATAAAGAACTCCACTAACTGATGTAAGCAGGGACTCAGCCCCAGGGGACTTCTCACTGGAGCACTCCAGCCCCGCAAGGAGTGCTCTCTTCTACTCTCAGGCTGAACTGTCAGCCTCCACTGGAACCTCCAGTTTTGAGCTCTCCGGGATTAAGGAGAAATGCCAAATCATAGAAGACGAAGAGGAGAGTAGTCAAGGTCTGAGCCCTGGGTCCCAGCACTGATCACACCTCTCAGGCACCAGGCAGAAATGACCTCATTGAGTGTTCCTGCCTAGGCTTGAAGTAGGCGCCAGTGCTGTCCTGGCCTGCAAGCCCCAGTCCTGTCACCCTAGTCAGTTTtgagccggggtg
The sequence above is drawn from the Desmodus rotundus isolate HL8 chromosome 12, HLdesRot8A.1, whole genome shotgun sequence genome and encodes:
- the IGSF9 gene encoding protein turtle homolog A isoform X3 gives rise to the protein MVWCLNLAILSLIISQGADGRGNSEVVPVVGRAGESAVLGCDLLPPAGRPPLHVIEWLRFGFLLPIFIQFGLYSPRVDPDYVGRVRLQKGASLQIEGLRVEDQGWYECRVLFLDQHSPKDDSANGSWVFLTVNSPPQFLETPPQVLEVQELEPVTLRCVARGSPQPHVTWKLQGQDLGQGHGQMQNGTLWIRQVERGSSGIYTCQASSTEGSTIHTTQLLVLGPPVIVVPPNNSTVNASQDISLSCRAEAYPANLTYSWFQDSVNVFHISRLQSRVRILVDGSLWLHAVQPDDAGLYTCVPSNGLLHPPSASAYLTVLYPAQATAMPPETPLPIGMCGVIRCPVRANPPLLFVSWTKDGQALQLDKFPGWSQGPEGSLVIALGNEDVLGEYSCTPYNSLGTAGPSPVTRVLLKAPPAFLERPKEEYFQEVGRELLIPCSAQGDPPPIVSWAKVGRGLKGQAQVDSNSSLILRPLTKEAHGRWECIASNAVAQVATSTYVYVLGTSPHVVTNVSVVPLPKGANVSWEPGFDGGYLQKFSVWYTPLAKRPDRAHHDWVSLAVPMGAAHLLVPGLQPHSQYQFSVLAQNKLGSGPFSEIVLSAPEGLSTTPAAPRLPVTEMAPPLSPPRGLVAVRTPRGVLLHWDPPELVPQTLDGYILEGRQGSQGWEVLDRAVAGTEMQLLVPGLIKDVLYEFRLVALAGGYISNPSNLANVSTSGLEVYPSRTQLPGLLPQPVLAGVLGGLCFLGVAVLVSILAACLTSQRRAIRHRYRKHLRQDLPLIFSPPRLSAPLSAPGSGSPDSVAKLKLQASPVPSMCQSLLCGEPTRHPRSPPDPSPSWQPLPLEPICRGPDGRFVMGPNVGTLHERSGPEQIEPPTLTPCQTRSYDCSSSSPTGLPQPLCIADISPVGPSPASSPSPLPGAGPLLQYLSLPFFREMNVDGDWPPFEEPGSAVPSDYTDIQPCQTSPLLQPLDSPLGSPRAVLPGALVRTGAATEPAYTALADWTLRERLLSSLVPAAPRGSLTSQSSGRGSASFCRPPSTAPSAGGSYLSPTPGDTSSWASGPERWPRREHVVTVSKRRNTSVDENYEWDSEFPGDMELLETLYLGLAGPRPRLEAESELGVKTPEVGCLLNTAHTPGPEARCAALREEFLAFRRRRDAARARLPAYQQPVPHSEQATLL
- the IGSF9 gene encoding protein turtle homolog A isoform X6, giving the protein MSSSGCALGSCFPSSSSSASTLPEWTLITWGESGCKREHLSRSRDSGWKTRAAPPQFLETPPQVLEVQELEPVTLRCVARGSPQPHVTWKLQGQDLGQGHGQMQVQNGTLWIRQVERGSSGIYTCQASSTEGSTIHTTQLLVLGPPVIVVPPNNSTVNASQDISLSCRAEAYPANLTYSWFQDSVNVFHISRLQSRVRILVDGSLWLHAVQPDDAGLYTCVPSNGLLHPPSASAYLTVLYPAQATAMPPETPLPIGMCGVIRCPVRANPPLLFVSWTKDGQALQLDKFPGWSQGPEGSLVIALGNEDVLGEYSCTPYNSLGTAGPSPVTRVLLKAPPAFLERPKEEYFQEVGRELLIPCSAQGDPPPIVSWAKVGRGLKGQAQVDSNSSLILRPLTKEAHGRWECIASNAVAQVATSTYVYVLGTSPHVVTNVSVVPLPKGANVSWEPGFDGGYLQKFSVWYTPLAKRPDRAHHDWVSLAVPMGAAHLLVPGLQPHSQYQFSVLAQNKLGSGPFSEIVLSAPEGLSTTPAAPRLPVTEMAPPLSPPRGLVAVRTPRGVLLHWDPPELVPQTLDGYILEGRQGSQGWEVLDRAVAGTEMQLLVPGLIKDVLYEFRLVALAGGYISNPSNLANVSTSGLEVYPSRTQLPGLLPQPVLAGVLGGLCFLGVAVLVSILAACLTSQRRAIRHRYRKHLRQDLPLIFSPPRLSAPLSAPGSGSPDSVAKLKLQASPVPSMCQSLLCGEPTRHPRSPPDPSPSWQPLPLEPICRGPDGRFVMGPNVGTLHERSGPEQIEPPTLTPCQTRSYDCSSSSPTGLPQPLCIADISPVGPSPASSPSPLPGAGPLLQYLSLPFFREMNVDGDWPPFEEPGSAVPSDYTDIQPCQTSPLLQPLDSPLGSPRAVLPGALVRTGAATEPAYTALADWTLRERLLSSLVPAAPRGSLTSQSSGRGSASFCRPPSTAPSAGGSYLSPTPGDTSSWASGPERWPRREHVVTVSKRRNTSVDENYEWDSEFPGDMELLETLYLGLAGPRPRLEAESELGVKTPEVGCLLNTAHTPGPEARCAALREEFLAFRRRRDAARARLPAYQQPVPHSEQATLL